In Gadus chalcogrammus isolate NIFS_2021 chromosome 1, NIFS_Gcha_1.0, whole genome shotgun sequence, one DNA window encodes the following:
- the ccdc115 gene encoding coiled-coil domain-containing protein 115 encodes MGLTKTEETSLLLDEQLLQYMDQMESLQEKRSALNSLIEQGWFSLSKARYSMGNKQVSSLQYASEMEPQIFVQTRAVENDALEFCTERITIQSPTERVQNTTSVEDIGPKEEGVRRRIKASKDMAEPEELVGASAENPSPTSTKPPSGSHRNNSDQNPQADPLKWFGILVPQTLKQAQSSFRQVIELSAEIATLQAAVLKTREEFKLALKMS; translated from the exons ATGGGGCTCACAAAGACAGAGGAGACATCTCTCCTGCTCGACGAACAGCTTCTTCAATACATGGACCAGATGGAGTCACTGCAGGAGAAACGTTCAGCTCTCAATTCTCTCATAGAGCAG GGATGGTTTTCATTGTCCAAGGCACGGTACTCCATGGGCAACAAGCAAGTGTCCTCTCTTCAGTATGCCAGTGAGATGGAGCCACAGATTTTCGTGCAAACCAG GGCGGTGGAGAATGATGCACTTGAGTTCTGCACGGAAAGAATAACAATTCAAAGTCCTACTGAGCGCGTCCAGAACACCACGTCTGTGGAGGACATCGGGCCGAAAGAGGAGG GTGTGAGGAGAAGGATCAAGGCAAGTAAGGACATGGCTGAACCAGAGGAGCTTGTGGGAGCTTCCGCTGAGAATCCTTCGCCCACATCCACAAAGCCTCCCAGCGGGTCTCACAGAAACAACAGTGATCAGAATCCTCAAGCGGACCCGTTGAAATGGTTCGGGATTCTGGTGCCACAGACCCTGAAACAAGCACAGTCATCGTTCAGGCAAG TTATAGAGCTGTCCGCGGAGATCGCTACTCTACAGGCTGCAGTTCTCAAGACCAGAGAGGAGTTTAAGCTTGCCCTGAAAATGAGCTGA